Proteins encoded by one window of Amaranthus tricolor cultivar Red isolate AtriRed21 chromosome 4, ASM2621246v1, whole genome shotgun sequence:
- the LOC130811371 gene encoding RING-H2 finger protein ATL67-like produces MSTISPPPSHSYHFTFSLQNLGLGYAIAIAFGFLVLFSALLLSSYICCRATRRRRRDLSPPPSSAAADNGIIVPRIIFVAEDDEDDVENQNNNDNRSYSNGVVGLDRAVINSYPKFQFYKKIVEEKTNSDDLMCSICLCDYKEGEMLRMMPDCKHYFHLCCLDAWLKLNGSCPVCRNSPLPTPISTPLAEVVPLSQYPDNRRRSNIVSSA; encoded by the coding sequence ATGTCCACCATCTCTCCTCCTCCCTCTCACTCCTATCACTTCACTTTCTCTCTCCAAAACCTCGGTCTCGGCTACGCCATAGCTATCGCTTTCGGCTTCCTCGTCCTTTTCTCGGCTCTCCTTCTCTCTTCTTACATTTGTTGTCGCGCTACACGCCGCCGCCGGCGTGATCTTTCTCCGCCGCCGTCATCCGCTGCCGCCGATAACGGAATTATTGTACCGCGAATTATTTTTGTTGCTGAAGACGATGAAGACGAcgttgaaaatcaaaataataatgataatcggtCTTATAGTAACGGCGTGGTTGGACTTGATCGTGCGGTGATAAATTCGTACCCGAAGTTTCAGTTTTACAAGAAGATTGTTGAAGAAAAAACGAATAGTGATGATTTAATGTGTTCGATTTGTTTGTGCGATTATAAAGAAGGAGAAATGTTGAGAATGATGCCGGATTGTAAACATTATTTTCATTTGTGTTGTCTTGATGCTTGGCTTAAACTTAACGGTTCTTGTCCTGTTTGCAGGAATTCTCCGTTACCTACGCCTATTTCTACGCCGTTAGCCGAAGTCGTCCCCCTTTCTCAGTATCCTGATAATCGTCGTAGGTCTAATATTGTCTCTTCAGCTTAG
- the LOC130811372 gene encoding reticulon-like protein B4: protein MAENGENLPPHTEGEPSLMDKIAEKLHFHDSNDQEKETEKEKEEVKEKHEDSSSSSSSSDSESEKPKSKSSASAAAASVQAKIYRLFGREKPVHQVLGGGKPADVFLWRNKKISASVLGTATAIWILFELLEYHLLTLVCHIMIFSLAVLFLWANATTFINKSPPHIPEVSLPEKPIREIVGALSFEVNRGLALLHDVATGKDLKKFLAVIAGLWVLSILGKSCDFLTLFYINFILLHTVPVLYEKYEDKVDAFAEKAIAEAKKHYGVVNEKYISKIPRGPLKNKKAD from the exons ATGGCGGAAAATGGTGAGAATTTGCCTCCGCATACTGAAGGAGAGCCATCGTTGATGGATAAGATTGCTGAAAAACTTCACTTCCATGACAGTAACGATCAAGAGAAAGAGACagaaaaggaaaaggaggaagtGAAGGAGAAGCATGaagattcttcatcatcttcttcttcatcagaTTCTGAATCTGAGAAACCTAAATCGAAATCGTCTGCTTCTGCAGCTGCTGCTTCTGTTCAAGCTAAGATCTACCGGCTCTTTGGCCGTGAGAAACCTGTTCATCAAGTTCTCGGTGGTGGAAAAC CTGCTGATGTATTTTTATGGAGGAACAAGAAGATCTCAGCAAGTGTACTAGGAACGGCAACTGCGATCTGGATTTTGTTTGAGTTGTTGGAGTATCATCTACTTACTCTTGTTTGCCACATTATGATTTTCTCACTTGCAGTCTTGTTCTTATGGGCAAATGCTACCACCTTCATTAACAA GTCTCCTCCGCATATTCCTGAGGTTAGTTTGCCAGAGAAGCCAATCAGAGAGATTGTTGGTGCTTTGAGTTTTGAAGTGAACAGAGGACTTGCGTTATTGCATGATGTTGCTACTGGAAAAGATTTGAAGAAGTTCCTTGCT GTCATTGCTGGTTTGTGGGTATTGTCAATTTTAGGCAAGAGCTGTGATTTCTTGACCCTCTTTTACATAA ACTTCATATTGTTGCACACCGTCCCTGTTCTGTATGAGAAGTATGAGGACAAGGTCGATGCCTTTGCAGAGAAGGCTATTGCCGAGGCCAAGAAGCATTATGGTGTGGTGAATGAGAAGTACATTAGTAAGATTCCAAGAGGACCCTTGAAGAACAAGAAGGCGGATTAG